A single window of Oncorhynchus clarkii lewisi isolate Uvic-CL-2024 unplaced genomic scaffold, UVic_Ocla_1.0 unplaced_contig_13270_pilon_pilon, whole genome shotgun sequence DNA harbors:
- the LOC139397469 gene encoding zinc finger and BTB domain-containing protein 41-like, which translates to MSPEDVNSSICHKSFTRRPHLEEHMILHTQDRPFKCAFCDDYFKSRFARLKHQEKYHLGPFPCDICGRQFNDTGNRKRHIECTHGGKRKWTCLICGKSVRERTTLREHLRIHSGEKPHLCSICGQSFRHGSSYRLHLRVHHDDKRYECDECGKTFIRHDHLTKHQKIHSGEKAHQCEECGKCFRRHDHLTVHYKSVHLGEKVWQKYKTAVHQCEVCKKEFKGKSSLEMHFRTHSGEKPYRCPVCQQTFRIKKTLTKHMVIHSDARPFNCPHCSATFKRKDKLKYHMDHVHGAKSTEQQQHHQQQHRQQPPVVLTEDKMVTLPYNTHGPSKVYRAEPKTVLQNVPSDVCVPVTLVPVQMPRVVSGVQGDLRGHVTCPPQGQGQQQTAGGYQTATELAFLEKYTLTPQPANIVHPVQPDQMLDPRDQSYLGTLLGLDSATPVQNISNSDHVAH; encoded by the exons ATGTCCCCGGAAGATGTCAACTCAAGC ATCTGCCACAAGTCTTTCACACGTAGACCCCATCTGGAGGAGCACATGATTCTACACACGCAAGACCGACCCTTCAAGTGTGCCTTCTGCGACGACTACTTCAAGTCCCGGTTTGCCCGCTTGAAGCATCAAGAAAAGTACCATTTAG GTCCGTTCCCATGTGACATCTGTGGCCGCCAGTTCAACGACACGGGTAACAGGAAGAGGCACATTGAATGTACACACGGGGGCAAGAGAAAATGGACCTGCTTAATCTGTGGGAAGTCAGTGAGGGAGAG GACAACGTTGAGAGAACATTTGCGGATTCACAGCGGAGAGAAACCTCACCTCTGCAGTATCTGTGGACAGAGTTTCCGCCACGGCAGCTCTTATAG GCTTCATCTTCGAGTCCACCACGACGACAAGCGCTACGAGTGTGACGAATGCGGAAAGACGTTCATACGCCACGACCATCTGACCAAACACCAGAAAATACACTCGG GGGAGAAAGCCCACCAGTGTGAGGAGTGTGGGAAGTGTTTCAGGCGCCATGATCACCTGACCGTCCATTACAAAAGTGTCCACCTGGGAGAGAAGGTGTGGCAGAA GTATAAAACAGCTGTGCATCAGTGTGAGGTCTGTAAGAAGGAGTTCAAAGGGAAGTCCAGTCTGGAGATGCACTTCAGAACACACTCAG GTGAAAAACCTTACCGATGCCCCGTGTGCCAACAGACGTTCCGCATTAAGAAGACCCTCACCAAGCACATGGTGATCCACTCAGATGCCCGCCCCTTTAACTGCCCGCACTGCAGTGCCACCTTTAAGAGGAAAGACAAGCTGAAGTATCATATGGACCATGTACACGGTGCTAAGTCcactgagcagcagcagcaccaccagcagcagcatcGCCAGCAGCCTCCGGTGGTGCTGACAGAGGATAAGATGGTGACTCTGCCTTATAATACCCACGGCCCCTCCAAAGTGTACCGGGCTGAACCCAAGACCGTTCTCCAGAACGTCCCCTCcgatgtgtgtgtgcctgtcacgCTGGTGCCCGTCCAGATGCCCAGGGTGGTCTCGGGGGTACAGGGTGACCTGAGGGGACACGTAACCTGCCCGCCCCAAGGTCAGGGGCAGCAGCAGACAGCTGGGGGGTACCAGACTGCCACAGAGCTGGCGTTCCTGGAGAAGTACACGCTTACCCCTCAGCCGGCCAACATTGTTCACCCGGTGCAGCCTGACCAGATGTTGGACCCCAGGGATCAGTCGTACCTGGGCACCCTGCTGGGCCTGGACTCTGCCACCCCTGTCCAGAACATCTCCAACTCGGACCACGTCGCCCATTGA